Proteins encoded by one window of Haematobia irritans isolate KBUSLIRL chromosome 2, ASM5000362v1, whole genome shotgun sequence:
- the LOC142224895 gene encoding uncharacterized protein LOC142224895: MGESEIEINGLKAVPRASTPIQQADVADISARSDNVDISRNSLLLGVDHGAVHSLALPPYDIEVFDVDFQSWPTFRDLFTAVYVKNSRLSDIERLCHLLKKTSGDAREIVRRFPLTDRSFELAWRTLKETYDNLRILISNQLKLLFDLPVLDTDACISAMAVNNVSTNDWDPILIFLCVQRLPKISVTLWEQGISDESALFSWVDMDRFLMERIQTLTCLRDLKGIDASKNTDGRKLRTHFTNTAPKSSPSKSRNSQYTSHSSRDSVDKTCVLCPRQSHHLRVCPKFMNLSVNDRLTAVKRHRCCFNCLSRRHDVNNCATTRSCEKCQGRHHTLLHRDSSHSTNVTTTSSTVSAARPTDSSGLIDPQPSTSSGIVSGTSARQVFHVSHNRSVLLGTAMVNIVHQGMTYPARALIDPASEASFITENMQKLLGISTASAMSSISGVNQSVSITSRGICPLSIGSPKDESFVVEATALVLPKISGNLPSFQVSRNYMSRLPNLRLADPNLFDSRPVDLLLGADVYPKIILQGIRFGILGSLIAQQTVLGWLITGSIPTSNVTVFSTTVEFMEEDGLDKTLLRFWELEDLPRRAICSPADKFCEENYKNTTYRDSDRRYVVTLPIKPELKEQVLRGHSRTSCLKQFVRGEASLLRKPETKLMYDGVIKEYLDLQHMRPVSSTSPSDQTVCYLPHHPVINPEKLTSKLRVVFNASHKTSNGKSLNDILYVGPTLQLELVYLILRVNSAHTSLQRIVFRDSPQKDVQDYELQTVTFGVNCAPYLAIRTLRQLADDSENDYPHAAHILRRCMYLDDVLTGYHDMETAVEYRDQLIRVLSSARFELRKWNSNELAILESLPADHLVDAKLLAFVEASSSKPLDIGWNAQTHYSHTSRNVYHDTTLTATELKTARLRLAVLSQRAHYPDEYYCLMEKKPLGSRSSLLSLNPFLDEEWVMRLNGRLSKCPTLSYSERHPIIVPYNSRFARLLVKYVHDMSIHGGNQLVLRLIRIEYWIPRLTSLIRSTINRCKRCLLDRKKSCTQIMAALSPERTVLTRPFTTTVVDFAGPFDIKSFIGRACHTLGSHIRLVYDNASGCLSQIYISAWLSQTIFSDNGTNFVGASREMEKELRCVLKEGRDKLCSAHQFQQLSWQFIPAGTPHIGGLWEAAVKSFKTHFRKHASGFKFRIQV; this comes from the exons ATGGGCGAAAGTGAAATAGAG ATAAACGGTCTGAAAGCCGTTCCTAGGGCGTCAACTCCTATACAGCAGGCCGATGTGGCGGATATTTCTGCTCGTTCTGATAATGTTGATATTTCGAGAAATTCTCTTTTGTTAGGTGTTGACCATGGTGCGGTCCATAGTTTGGCGTTACCACCATACGATATTGAGGTTTTCGATGTGGACTTTCAGTCTTGGCCAACATTTAGGGATTTGTTTACTGCTGTTTATGTCAAAAATTCCCGTCTGAGTGATATTGAGCGCTTGTGTCATTTGCTCAAAAAGACTAGTGGCGACGCCCGTGAAATTGTAAGAAGATTTCCTCTCACTGATAGGAGTTTCGAGTTAGCTTGGAGGACGTTAAAGGAAACTTATGATAATTTGAGGATTTTAATCAGTAATCAGTTGAAGCTACTTTTCGACCTTCCGGTCTTAGACACTGACGCGTGTATTTCGGCGATGGCAGTGAATAACGTTTCTACGAACGATTGGGATccgattttgatatttttgtgtgtacaacgTCTACCGAAGATAAGTGTTACTTTGTGGGAACAGGGTATAAGTGATGAGTCTGCGTTGTTTTCTTGGGTGGACATGGATCGTTTCCTTATGGAAAGGATTCAGACACTCACGTGTCTCCGCGATTTGAAGGGTATCGATGCTTCGAAGAACACTGATGGCAGGAAACTGCGTACGCATTTTACGAATACAGCTCCGAAATCTTCGCCATCTAAGTCGCGTAATTCGCAATACACTTCTCATTCTTCGAGAGATTCCGTAGATAAGACGTGTGTTCTTTGTCCACGACAAAGCCATCATCTTCGTGTTTGTCCGAAATTTATGAATCTTTCTGTGAATGATCGATTGACTGCTGTGAAACGGCACCGCTGTTGTTTCAATTGTCTATCGCGTAGACATGACGTTAACAACTGTGCTACAACGCGCAGTTGTGAGAAGTGTCAAGGAAGGCATCATACTTTGCTTCATCGCGATTCTTCCCATTCTACGAATGTGACGACTACGTCTTCGACCGTTTCGGCCGCTCGTCCTACGGATTCTAGCGGTTTGATTGACCCGCAGCCTTCCACTTCGTCTGGAATTGTGTCTGGTACTTCGGCCAGGCAAGTATTTCATGTTTCCCATAACAGGTCGGTACTATTAGGGACGGCTATGGTGAACATCGTTCATCAGGGTATGACGTACCCAGCTCGGGCGCTTATTGACCCGGCATCAGAAGCCTCCTTTATTACCGAAAATATGCAAAAGTTGCTTGGAATTTCGACAGCGAGTGCGATGTCTTCAATATCGGGCGTGAATCAATCGGTTTCGATCACTTCTCGCGGTATTTGCCCTCTGAGTATAGGGTCACCGAAAGATGAGTCGTTCGTGGTAGAGGCGACTGCGTTGGTCCTGCCCAAGATTTCTGGGAATTTACCGTCTTTCCAAGTGAGTCGGAATTATATGTCGCGTTTGCCTAATTTACGTTTAGCTGATCCTAATCTGTTCGATAGTCGTCCGGTTGATCTATTGTTGGGGGCAGACGTGTATCCCAAAATTATATTACAGGGGATTCGCTTCGGTATATTAGGTTCGTTGATTGCTCAACAGACAGTCCTCGGTTGGCTCATTACTGGTTCAATTCCCACTTCTAATGTGACGGTTTTTTCAACGACTGTTGAATTCATGGAGGAAGATGGTCTTGACAAGACTCTTCTTCGGTTTTGGGAGTTAGAGGACTTACCAAGACGGGCAATTTGTTCTCCCGCagataaattttgtgaagaaaattaCAAGAATACCACATATAGGGATTCCGATAGAAGATACGTAGTGACTCTTCCGATAAAACCCGAATTAAAGGAACAGGTCTTGCGTGGACATTCGCGGACAAGTTGTTTGAAGCAGTTTGTTCGTGGTGAGGCTTCGCTTTTACGAAAGCCTGAAACAAAATTAATGTATGATGGGGTGATTAAAGAATATTTGGACTTGCAACATATGAGACCAGTGTCGTCGACTTCTCCTTCTGACCAAACAGTGTGTTACTTGCCTCACCACCCAGTTATCAATCCGGAAAAATTGACCTCAAAACTTCGAGTTGTCTTTAATGCTTCGCATAAGACCTCAAATGGCAAAAGTCTGAACGACATTCTTTATGTGGGACCCACTTTACAATTGGAATTGGTTTATTTGATTTTGAG ggtaaattcGGCCCATACTTCTCTGCAGCGAATTGTTTTTAGGGACTCCCCACAAAAAGATGTACAGGACTATGAGCTGCAGACCGTGACATTTGGAGTGAATTGTGCTCCCTATTTAGCCATACGGACGTTACGGCAATTGGCCGATGACTCCGAAAATGATTATCCCCACGCGGCACATATTCTACGAAGGTGCATGTACCTGGATGATGTTTTGACAGGGTACCATGACATGGAGACCGCTGTTGAATATAGGGACCAATTGATTAGGGTATTATCATCGGCAAGGTTCGAGCTGAGGAAGTGGAATTCTAATGAGCTAGCCATTTTGGAATCGCTTCCGGCTGACCATTTGGTTGACGCCAAATTACTGGCTTTTGTTGAAGCTAGTAGTTCGAAACCGTTGGACATTGGGTGGAATGCGCA GACCCATTATTCACATACTAGTCGAAATGTGTATCACGACACGACGTTGACGGCAACCGAATTAAAGACAGCGAGATTACGTCTAGCTGTTCTTTCTCAAAGGGCTCATTATCCAGATGAGTACTATTGTTTGATGGAAAAGAAACCGTTAGGTTCCAGGAGTTCATTGTTGTCATTGAATCCATTCCTTGATGAGGAGTGGGTTATGAGGTTGAATGGTCGTTTGAGTAAGTGTCCTACCCTTTCGTATAGTGAGCGACATCCAATTATAGTGCCGTATAATAGTAGATTCGCTAGGTTACTGGTGAAATATGTTCACGACATGTCTATTCACGGAGGGAACCAGTTGGTTCTACGTCTTATTCGGATTGAGTATTGGATTCCTCGTCTAACATCTTTGATTAGGTCGACTATCAACCGGTGTAAACGGTGTCTGTTGGATAGGAAGAAGTCTTGTACGCAGATCATGGCGGCTCTCTCACCGGAGAGAACTGTACTTACCAGACCGTTTACTACGACTGTCGTTGATTTTGCGGGACCTTTCGATATTAAGTCATTTATAGGGCGCGCAT GCCATACACTTGGAAGCCACATCAGACTTGTCTACGACAACGCTTCTGGCTGCCTTTCACAGATTTATATCTCGGCGTGGTTGTCCCAGACTATTTTTTCGGATAATGGTACGAATTTTGTAGGCGCTTCACGCGAAATGGAAAAGGAATTGAGATGTGTTCTTAAGGAGGGACGGGATAAGTTGTGTTCCGCACACCAGTTTCAGCAGCTTTCATGGCAGTTTATCCCTGCCGGAACGCCACATATAGGTGGCCTCTGGGAAGCTGCTGTCAAAAGCTTCAAGACGCATTTTAGGAAGCATGCATCAGGATTCAAATTCAGGATTCAGGTGTGA